A window from Malania oleifera isolate guangnan ecotype guangnan chromosome 7, ASM2987363v1, whole genome shotgun sequence encodes these proteins:
- the LOC131159759 gene encoding metallothionein-like protein type 2 encodes MSCCGGNGGCGSGCKCGSGCTGCGMYPDLSYTETTTTETLIVGVAPTGKAYFGGSEMGVGAENGGCKCGDNCTCDPCTCK; translated from the exons ATGTCGTGCTGTGGAGGAAACGGTGGCTGTGGCTCCGGCTGCAAGTGTGGCAGCGGCTGCACAGG GTGTGGGATGTACCCTGACCTGAGCTACACGGAGACCACCACCACCGAGACACTGATCGTCGGCGTCGCACCCACCGGGAAGGC TTACTTTGGAGGATCTGAGATGGGGGTGGGAGCGGAGAATGGAGGATGCAAATGCGGAGACAATTGCACCTGCGACCCCTGCACCTGCAAATGA